Proteins encoded in a region of the Aquila chrysaetos chrysaetos chromosome 25, bAquChr1.4, whole genome shotgun sequence genome:
- the JPT2 gene encoding jupiter microtubule associated homolog 2 isoform X3: MGRVLKPPGGGSSNLFGSTEEVSSSSRPHRMASNIFGASEEPQNIPKRTNPPGGKESGIFEDSSSAQPRPRMNPPGGKTSDIFGSPVSTSVVRAHPNKPKDHIVLKEDETPKKLEATENIKPQLEDGGEKKDLGKEERCKEPEPKIDNHEPRLGPRPRSHNKVLNPPGGKSSIAFY; this comes from the exons ATGGGCAG GGTATTGAAGCCCCCAGGAGGAGGTTCTAGTAATCTCTTTGGGAGTACAGAAGAAGTTTCTTCTTCAAGCAGGCCACACCGGATGGCATCCAATATCTTTGGAGCATCAGAAGAACCTCAAAACATTCCAAAAAGAACAAACCCTCCAG ggggaaaagaaagtggCATTTTTGAGGATTCTAGTTCTGCTCAGCCTCGTCCACGCATGAATCCACCTGGTGGGAAGACAAGTGATATCTTTGGGTCTCCTGTATCTACCAGTGTTGTGCGAGCACACCCAAATAAGCCTAAG GATCACATTGTCTTGAAAGAAGATGAAACACCAAAGAAGCTAGAAG ctACAGAAAATATCAAACCACAGCTGGAAGATGGAGGCGAGAAAAAAGATCTGGGCAAAGAGGAGCGATGCAAGGAGCCAGAACCCAAGATAGACAATCACGAGCCCCGATTAGGGCCAAGACCACGGTCACACAACAAAGTTCTCAATCCGCCAGGGGGGAAATCCAGTATTGCGTTCTATTAG
- the JPT2 gene encoding jupiter microtubule associated homolog 2 isoform X1 — translation MFQGPEADSAKPSSRVLKPPGGGSSNLFGSTEEVSSSSRPHRMASNIFGASEEPQNIPKRTNPPGGKESGIFEDSSSAQPRPRMNPPGGKTSDIFGSPVSTSVVRAHPNKPKDHIVLKEDETPKKLEATENIKPQLEDGGEKKDLGKEERCKEPEPKIDNHEPRLGPRPRSHNKVLNPPGGKSSIAFY, via the exons ATGTTTCAGGGCCCCGAGGCCGACTCGGCTAAGCCCAGCTCCAG GGTATTGAAGCCCCCAGGAGGAGGTTCTAGTAATCTCTTTGGGAGTACAGAAGAAGTTTCTTCTTCAAGCAGGCCACACCGGATGGCATCCAATATCTTTGGAGCATCAGAAGAACCTCAAAACATTCCAAAAAGAACAAACCCTCCAG ggggaaaagaaagtggCATTTTTGAGGATTCTAGTTCTGCTCAGCCTCGTCCACGCATGAATCCACCTGGTGGGAAGACAAGTGATATCTTTGGGTCTCCTGTATCTACCAGTGTTGTGCGAGCACACCCAAATAAGCCTAAG GATCACATTGTCTTGAAAGAAGATGAAACACCAAAGAAGCTAGAAG ctACAGAAAATATCAAACCACAGCTGGAAGATGGAGGCGAGAAAAAAGATCTGGGCAAAGAGGAGCGATGCAAGGAGCCAGAACCCAAGATAGACAATCACGAGCCCCGATTAGGGCCAAGACCACGGTCACACAACAAAGTTCTCAATCCGCCAGGGGGGAAATCCAGTATTGCGTTCTATTAG
- the JPT2 gene encoding jupiter microtubule associated homolog 2 isoform X2 has product MCSEGRKAFGIVVLKPPGGGSSNLFGSTEEVSSSSRPHRMASNIFGASEEPQNIPKRTNPPGGKESGIFEDSSSAQPRPRMNPPGGKTSDIFGSPVSTSVVRAHPNKPKDHIVLKEDETPKKLEATENIKPQLEDGGEKKDLGKEERCKEPEPKIDNHEPRLGPRPRSHNKVLNPPGGKSSIAFY; this is encoded by the exons ATGTGCTCggagggaaggaaggctttCGGAATTGT GGTATTGAAGCCCCCAGGAGGAGGTTCTAGTAATCTCTTTGGGAGTACAGAAGAAGTTTCTTCTTCAAGCAGGCCACACCGGATGGCATCCAATATCTTTGGAGCATCAGAAGAACCTCAAAACATTCCAAAAAGAACAAACCCTCCAG ggggaaaagaaagtggCATTTTTGAGGATTCTAGTTCTGCTCAGCCTCGTCCACGCATGAATCCACCTGGTGGGAAGACAAGTGATATCTTTGGGTCTCCTGTATCTACCAGTGTTGTGCGAGCACACCCAAATAAGCCTAAG GATCACATTGTCTTGAAAGAAGATGAAACACCAAAGAAGCTAGAAG ctACAGAAAATATCAAACCACAGCTGGAAGATGGAGGCGAGAAAAAAGATCTGGGCAAAGAGGAGCGATGCAAGGAGCCAGAACCCAAGATAGACAATCACGAGCCCCGATTAGGGCCAAGACCACGGTCACACAACAAAGTTCTCAATCCGCCAGGGGGGAAATCCAGTATTGCGTTCTATTAG
- the JPT2 gene encoding jupiter microtubule associated homolog 2 isoform X4, producing MASNIFGASEEPQNIPKRTNPPGGKESGIFEDSSSAQPRPRMNPPGGKTSDIFGSPVSTSVVRAHPNKPKDHIVLKEDETPKKLEATENIKPQLEDGGEKKDLGKEERCKEPEPKIDNHEPRLGPRPRSHNKVLNPPGGKSSIAFY from the exons ATGGCATCCAATATCTTTGGAGCATCAGAAGAACCTCAAAACATTCCAAAAAGAACAAACCCTCCAG ggggaaaagaaagtggCATTTTTGAGGATTCTAGTTCTGCTCAGCCTCGTCCACGCATGAATCCACCTGGTGGGAAGACAAGTGATATCTTTGGGTCTCCTGTATCTACCAGTGTTGTGCGAGCACACCCAAATAAGCCTAAG GATCACATTGTCTTGAAAGAAGATGAAACACCAAAGAAGCTAGAAG ctACAGAAAATATCAAACCACAGCTGGAAGATGGAGGCGAGAAAAAAGATCTGGGCAAAGAGGAGCGATGCAAGGAGCCAGAACCCAAGATAGACAATCACGAGCCCCGATTAGGGCCAAGACCACGGTCACACAACAAAGTTCTCAATCCGCCAGGGGGGAAATCCAGTATTGCGTTCTATTAG